Proteins co-encoded in one Kineosporia corallincola genomic window:
- a CDS encoding arylsulfatase translates to MGGFEAGRHVLPEPLRQQTPVTAVGIHDQHEPFQAIGPTTPPPAAPNVVIVVLDDLGFGSSSAFGGPCQMPTAERLASEGLRYNRFHVNALCSPTRQSLMTGRNCHSVGMGGTTEMATAAPGYNGFRPAGAATLAQILQGNGYSTAAFGKWHQTPPREISAVGPFGRWPTGEGFDAFYGFMGAEMNHWYPQLYRGTTPFEPTRRPEDGYHLSEDLVEQSIDWIRTQRSLTPNRPFFTYLAFGASHAPLHVAPRWREKYAGRFDQGWDAERERILVRQKELGVVPPDAVLSDWAQGLPHWHELSENQRRLSARFMETFAGFTEHADTQVGRLVDALTELGELDNTVFVYLLGDNGASGEGGIDGTLNEHRLGHGIADDPDEMIEQIDLIGTADSYPIGPAGWAVALNTPYQWTKQVASHFGGTRDGLIIHWPGGITGGGGVRPQFHHVIDVLPTILDCVGVPAPHLVNGVQQQPIEGTSMRYTFADETAPDRRTTQYFEMCGNRGIYHEGWMAVTRHGIPWQMIPDPERRFENDVWELYDLTSDWTQSNDLAAQHPAKLRQLQDLFLVEAAKHQVFPLDDRVTERENPTVAGRIDLLAGRRSITYHGGMRRLTEETTPNVKNRSHTITADIEVPGDANGVIIAQGGAFGGWSVYLVGGRPTYHYNYFGLERFQVRTESPLPAGRHEVRVEFTYDGEGTGLGGAVAIAVDGVTDGKGRVGSTIPYYFSFDETLNLGVDLGTPVSPEYPRLDNALTGIVHQVRIDLGEDRSGQDGQGGAYQRVMSAQ, encoded by the coding sequence GTGGGTGGTTTCGAAGCCGGCCGGCACGTTCTGCCGGAGCCGCTGCGGCAGCAGACACCGGTCACCGCGGTCGGCATCCACGACCAGCACGAGCCGTTCCAGGCGATCGGCCCGACCACCCCGCCCCCGGCGGCCCCGAACGTCGTCATCGTGGTGCTCGACGACCTGGGCTTCGGCAGCTCCAGCGCGTTCGGCGGCCCCTGCCAGATGCCCACCGCCGAGCGGCTGGCCTCAGAAGGCCTGCGCTACAACCGGTTCCACGTCAACGCGCTCTGCTCCCCCACCCGGCAGTCCCTGATGACCGGCCGCAACTGCCACTCCGTGGGCATGGGCGGCACCACCGAGATGGCCACCGCGGCACCCGGCTACAACGGGTTCCGCCCGGCCGGCGCCGCCACGCTCGCGCAGATCCTCCAGGGCAACGGCTACAGCACGGCCGCCTTCGGCAAGTGGCACCAGACCCCGCCGCGCGAGATCAGCGCGGTCGGGCCGTTCGGCCGCTGGCCCACCGGTGAGGGTTTCGACGCGTTCTACGGGTTCATGGGCGCCGAGATGAACCACTGGTACCCGCAGCTGTACCGCGGAACCACCCCGTTCGAGCCGACCCGGCGCCCGGAAGACGGCTACCACCTGTCCGAGGACCTGGTCGAGCAGAGCATCGACTGGATCCGCACGCAGCGCTCCCTCACCCCGAACCGGCCGTTCTTCACCTACCTGGCCTTCGGCGCCTCGCACGCGCCGCTGCACGTGGCGCCGCGGTGGCGGGAGAAGTACGCGGGCCGGTTCGACCAGGGCTGGGACGCCGAGCGGGAACGAATCCTGGTGCGGCAGAAGGAACTCGGCGTGGTTCCGCCCGACGCGGTGCTGTCCGACTGGGCGCAGGGACTGCCGCACTGGCACGAGCTGAGCGAGAACCAGCGCCGCCTGTCCGCGCGGTTCATGGAGACCTTCGCCGGGTTCACCGAGCACGCCGACACCCAGGTGGGCCGCCTGGTCGACGCGCTGACCGAGCTGGGCGAGCTCGACAACACCGTCTTCGTGTACCTGCTGGGCGACAACGGCGCCTCCGGCGAGGGCGGGATCGACGGCACGCTGAACGAGCACCGCCTCGGGCACGGCATCGCCGACGACCCGGACGAGATGATCGAGCAGATCGACCTGATCGGCACCGCCGACAGCTACCCGATCGGCCCGGCCGGCTGGGCGGTGGCGCTGAACACCCCCTACCAGTGGACGAAACAGGTCGCCTCACACTTCGGCGGCACCCGCGACGGCCTGATCATCCACTGGCCCGGCGGGATCACCGGCGGCGGTGGCGTGCGCCCGCAGTTCCACCACGTGATCGACGTGCTGCCGACCATTCTCGACTGTGTCGGCGTGCCCGCCCCGCACCTGGTGAACGGCGTTCAGCAGCAGCCGATCGAGGGCACCAGCATGCGCTACACGTTCGCCGACGAGACCGCTCCCGACCGGCGCACCACCCAGTACTTCGAGATGTGCGGCAACCGCGGCATCTACCACGAGGGCTGGATGGCGGTCACCCGCCACGGCATCCCCTGGCAGATGATCCCCGACCCGGAGCGGCGTTTCGAGAACGACGTGTGGGAGCTGTACGACCTGACCAGCGACTGGACCCAGTCCAACGACCTGGCCGCGCAGCACCCGGCGAAACTGCGCCAGTTGCAGGACCTGTTCCTGGTGGAGGCCGCCAAGCATCAGGTGTTCCCGCTCGACGACCGGGTCACCGAGCGCGAGAACCCCACTGTGGCGGGCAGAATCGACCTGCTCGCCGGGCGCCGCTCGATCACCTACCACGGCGGCATGCGGCGGCTCACCGAGGAGACCACCCCGAACGTCAAGAACCGCTCGCACACGATCACCGCCGACATCGAGGTGCCCGGCGACGCGAACGGCGTGATCATCGCCCAGGGCGGCGCCTTCGGCGGCTGGAGCGTGTACCTGGTCGGCGGCCGGCCGACCTACCACTACAACTACTTCGGCCTGGAGCGCTTCCAGGTGCGCACCGAGAGTCCCCTGCCCGCGGGCCGGCACGAGGTTCGCGTCGAGTTCACCTACGACGGCGAGGGCACCGGCCTGGGCGGCGCGGTCGCCATCGCGGTCGACGGGGTCACCGACGGCAAGGGCCGGGTCGGCTCGACCATCCCCTACTACTTCTCCTTCGACGAGACCCTCAACCTGGGCGTCGATCTCGGCACCCCGGTGAGCCCGGAGTACCCCCGTCTCGACAACGCCCTGACCGGCATCGTGCACCAGGTCCGCATCGACCTGGGCGAGGACCGCAGTGGCCAGGACGGGCAGGGCGGCGCGTACCAGCGGGTGATGAGCGCCCAGTAG
- a CDS encoding energy-coupling factor ABC transporter ATP-binding protein: MIEVKGLEYAYPAGPPVLAGVDLRVPEAGRLAVLGANGSGKSTLLRCLSGALRPTAGRICVGDDELRHTRSGLRAHRHLVQLITQDPDDQLFSASVREDVSFGPVNQGLTDDEVRARCDEALDLLAATHLAARPTHQLSFGERKRVAIAGAVAMRPRVLVLDEPTAGLDPAAGDEAAAALARLHARGTTLVMATHDVDLALAWADEVLVLVGGTARQGPPQELLNSTDLLTAARLRRPWVLSVAARLRGRGVLGAGTVVRDEAGLLAALDDPGPGPGPGRRDDSEAPGP; this comes from the coding sequence GTGATCGAGGTCAAGGGGCTGGAGTACGCCTATCCCGCCGGTCCGCCGGTGCTGGCCGGGGTGGACCTGCGGGTGCCGGAGGCCGGGCGGCTGGCCGTGCTCGGCGCCAACGGGTCGGGTAAGAGCACCCTGCTGCGCTGCCTGTCCGGGGCGCTGCGCCCGACCGCCGGCCGGATCTGTGTGGGGGACGACGAACTGCGGCACACCCGGTCCGGCCTGCGCGCGCACCGTCACCTGGTGCAGCTGATCACCCAGGACCCGGACGACCAGCTGTTCTCCGCGTCGGTGCGCGAGGACGTCTCGTTCGGCCCGGTCAACCAGGGGCTCACCGACGACGAGGTGCGGGCCCGCTGCGACGAGGCGCTGGACCTGCTGGCCGCGACCCACCTGGCCGCCCGGCCCACCCACCAGCTCTCGTTCGGCGAGCGCAAGCGGGTGGCCATCGCCGGTGCGGTGGCGATGCGCCCGCGGGTGCTGGTGCTCGACGAGCCCACGGCCGGGCTCGACCCGGCGGCCGGCGACGAGGCGGCGGCCGCACTGGCCCGGCTGCACGCGCGTGGCACCACGCTGGTGATGGCCACGCACGACGTCGACCTGGCCCTGGCCTGGGCCGACGAGGTGCTGGTGCTGGTCGGGGGCACCGCCCGGCAGGGGCCGCCGCAGGAGCTGCTGAACTCCACCGACCTGCTGACCGCGGCCCGGCTGCGCCGGCCCTGGGTGCTCTCGGTGGCCGCCCGGCTGCGCGGTCGCGGTGTGCTGGGAGCGGGCACCGTGGTGCGCGACGAGGCCGGGCTGCTGGCGGCGCTGGACGATCCCGGTCCGGGTCCCGGTCCGGGTCGCCGGGACGACAGCGAGGCCCCCGGCCCGTAA
- the cbiQ gene encoding cobalt ECF transporter T component CbiQ: MTAPAIDVAAWASPWRRRSPGDKLLLGLGLVIAALVLPPWPASGLVTLVSLGLLLGPARVPAHLLARAARGPAAFILLGTVSIAVTWRTDGFGPAVTGPSLRAAAQTLAHAVAGSSAVLLLAATTPMTDLLAWARRRGVPEAVVDVAGLIYRMLFVLLESIGAVRAAQTARLGYTTRRATLRSASTLAAATLTRALERARRLESGLAGRGFEGVMRTLAQPRRSSPSFVVATVLGLGALVAVSVSWGRW, from the coding sequence TTGACCGCCCCTGCCATCGACGTCGCCGCCTGGGCCAGTCCCTGGCGGCGGCGCTCCCCCGGCGACAAGCTCCTGCTCGGTCTGGGCCTGGTGATCGCCGCCCTGGTGCTGCCGCCGTGGCCGGCGTCCGGGCTGGTGACGCTGGTGTCGCTGGGTCTGCTGCTCGGGCCGGCCCGGGTGCCGGCGCACCTGCTGGCCCGGGCCGCGCGCGGGCCGGCGGCGTTCATCCTGCTGGGCACCGTGTCGATCGCGGTGACCTGGCGCACCGACGGATTCGGCCCGGCCGTCACCGGGCCCAGCCTCCGGGCCGCCGCGCAGACCCTGGCCCACGCGGTGGCGGGCAGCAGCGCGGTGCTGCTGCTGGCCGCCACCACCCCGATGACCGACCTGCTGGCCTGGGCCCGGCGCCGGGGCGTGCCGGAGGCGGTCGTCGACGTCGCCGGGCTGATCTACCGCATGCTGTTCGTACTGCTGGAATCGATCGGTGCGGTGCGGGCCGCGCAGACCGCCCGGCTCGGCTACACCACCCGCCGGGCCACGCTGCGGTCGGCGTCGACGCTGGCGGCGGCCACCCTGACCCGCGCGCTCGAACGCGCCCGCAGACTGGAGTCCGGGCTCGCCGGGCGGGGTTTCGAGGGTGTGATGCGCACCCTGGCGCAGCCGCGCCGGTCCTCGCCGTCCTTTGTCGTGGCCACTGTGCTCGGGCTCGGCGCCCTGGTGGCGGTCTCGGTGAGCTGGGGCCGCTGGTGA
- a CDS encoding energy-coupling factor ABC transporter substrate-binding protein, translating to MRNRRRLTVDLAILLLVVAIFAIPLALRLNTAGQAEGESYAGSDSSAATKVEEINPGYHVWFSPLFEPSSGEVESGLFALQAAAGAGVLGFALGRLSGRRRRAGESDLSQSRAG from the coding sequence ATGCGCAACCGTCGTCGTCTCACCGTCGACCTGGCCATCCTGCTGCTGGTCGTGGCCATCTTCGCGATCCCCCTGGCGCTGCGGCTGAACACCGCCGGCCAGGCCGAGGGCGAGTCCTACGCGGGCAGCGACTCCTCCGCCGCCACCAAGGTGGAGGAGATCAACCCCGGCTACCACGTGTGGTTCAGCCCCCTGTTCGAGCCGTCGTCGGGCGAGGTCGAGTCCGGCCTGTTCGCCCTCCAGGCCGCGGCCGGGGCCGGGGTGCTCGGGTTCGCCCTCGGGCGGCTGTCCGGGCGGCGCCGCCGGGCCGGGGAGAGCGACCTCTCGCAGAGCAGGGCCGGTTGA
- a CDS encoding energy-coupling factor ABC transporter permease — protein MHIAEGYLPPLHAAAWTVAAAPFVVHGARCVVREVRERPESRLLLGAAGAFTFVLSAIKLPSVTGSSSHPTGTGLGAVLFRPPVMAVLGAIVLLFQALLLAHGGITTLGANVFSMAIVGPWVGYGAYRACLALRLAFPVGVFAALALSDLSTYVVTSVQLGLAHPDPIGGVIGSIGEFLGIFALTQIPLAIAEGLLGVLVFRILARIAPQELLSLGLRRALETPESTVPVATPARKGE, from the coding sequence ATGCACATCGCTGAGGGATACCTGCCCCCGTTGCACGCCGCCGCCTGGACCGTCGCGGCCGCCCCGTTCGTCGTCCACGGCGCCCGCTGCGTGGTGCGTGAGGTGCGCGAACGTCCTGAGTCCCGGCTGCTGCTCGGCGCCGCGGGCGCCTTCACCTTCGTGCTGTCGGCGATCAAGCTGCCCTCGGTCACCGGCAGCTCCAGCCACCCGACCGGCACCGGCCTGGGCGCGGTGCTGTTCCGGCCCCCGGTGATGGCCGTGCTGGGTGCCATCGTGCTGCTGTTCCAGGCCCTGCTGCTGGCGCACGGCGGCATCACCACGCTCGGCGCGAACGTGTTCTCGATGGCGATCGTCGGGCCCTGGGTGGGCTACGGCGCCTACCGGGCCTGCCTGGCCCTGCGCCTGGCCTTCCCGGTCGGCGTGTTCGCGGCGCTGGCGCTGTCCGACCTGTCCACCTACGTGGTGACGTCGGTGCAGCTCGGCCTCGCCCACCCGGATCCGATCGGCGGCGTGATCGGGTCGATCGGCGAGTTCCTCGGTATCTTCGCGCTCACCCAGATCCCGCTGGCGATCGCCGAGGGCCTGCTCGGCGTGCTGGTGTTCCGCATCCTGGCCCGGATCGCCCCGCAGGAGCTGCTCTCCCTCGGCCTGCGCCGGGCTCTGGAGACGCCGGAGAGCACCGTCCCGGTCGCCACCCCCGCGCGGAAGGGTGAGTGA
- a CDS encoding MFS transporter gives MLAPVRRQLPLALVFLCVGLASAMAVPFLTLFLTDAVRASPLQVTAYLIAAPLSAVTVSLLMGHYSDRLSSRRGLIVATAVTGAVGTLLTAVIRDYYLLLALTVTATAAASALVPQVFAHARTSLQGSPSAVMTMSTLRTVLSLSWVGGPFLATVLLSAGSFTAVYVFAAVMYVVAAVVAWRMFPTAAPAAPAAPAADSPDPAHTVAGPDENRRVIVLTVAAFVLLQCTGNLSLQALPLFLKSELNAGLGDSGLILGLCAGLEIPLMLGFGMLAARYRLRLLMLGGPLLSLAYALVVASASGTWQVAAAQLLNASSIALLQGLGISYVQDMVPSRPGHASTLFTSAGPVGAMLAGPILGAAAGFGYREAYLIGAALAGVAFVLFLLARPSLTGPRVIRTTRIRHTGKQSAELEPTV, from the coding sequence GTGCTCGCCCCTGTCCGCCGGCAGCTCCCGCTGGCGTTGGTCTTTCTGTGTGTCGGTCTCGCCAGTGCCATGGCCGTCCCCTTCCTCACCCTCTTCCTCACCGACGCCGTGCGGGCGTCCCCGCTCCAGGTGACCGCCTACCTGATCGCCGCACCGCTGTCCGCGGTCACGGTGTCGCTGCTGATGGGTCACTACTCCGACCGCCTGTCCTCACGGCGCGGCCTGATCGTCGCGACCGCCGTGACCGGAGCCGTGGGCACCCTGCTCACCGCCGTGATCCGGGACTACTACCTGCTTCTCGCGCTGACCGTCACCGCGACCGCCGCCGCGAGCGCCCTGGTGCCGCAGGTGTTCGCGCACGCCCGCACCAGCCTCCAGGGATCGCCCAGCGCGGTGATGACGATGAGCACCCTGCGCACCGTGCTCTCGCTGTCCTGGGTCGGCGGGCCGTTCCTGGCGACCGTCCTGCTCAGCGCCGGAAGCTTCACCGCCGTCTATGTTTTCGCGGCGGTGATGTACGTGGTCGCCGCCGTGGTGGCGTGGCGGATGTTCCCCACGGCAGCCCCCGCAGCCCCCGCCGCTCCCGCGGCCGACAGCCCGGACCCCGCGCACACGGTCGCCGGGCCGGACGAGAACCGGCGCGTGATCGTGCTGACCGTGGCCGCGTTCGTCCTGCTCCAGTGCACGGGAAACCTTTCGCTCCAGGCACTTCCGCTGTTCCTGAAGAGCGAGCTGAACGCCGGGCTGGGTGACTCCGGGCTGATCCTGGGCCTGTGCGCCGGGCTGGAGATCCCGCTGATGCTCGGCTTCGGCATGCTGGCCGCGCGTTACCGGCTGCGGCTGCTGATGCTGGGCGGGCCGCTGCTCAGCCTGGCCTACGCGCTGGTCGTGGCGAGCGCGTCGGGCACCTGGCAGGTGGCCGCGGCGCAGCTGCTCAACGCGTCGTCCATCGCTCTTCTCCAGGGCCTGGGCATCAGCTATGTGCAGGACATGGTGCCGAGCCGCCCGGGTCACGCCTCCACGCTGTTCACCAGCGCCGGGCCGGTCGGCGCCATGCTGGCCGGGCCGATCCTCGGTGCCGCGGCCGGTTTCGGCTACCGCGAGGCCTACCTGATCGGCGCCGCGCTGGCCGGTGTGGCCTTCGTGCTGTTCCTGCTGGCCCGCCCGAGCCTGACCGGGCCGCGGGTGATCCGGACCACCCGGATCCGGCACACCGGCAAGCAGTCGGCCGAGCTCGAGCCGACGGTCTGA
- a CDS encoding DUF4235 domain-containing protein translates to MANTSARVLYKPFGLAGSVGAGLVAGIAFKQIWKRVADSEDAPEANDRRHGWAEILIAAAIQGAIFAAVKAAVDRGGATVFERLTGEWPGEDVGDED, encoded by the coding sequence ATGGCGAACACGTCCGCCCGCGTCCTGTACAAGCCGTTCGGCCTGGCCGGCAGCGTCGGCGCCGGTCTGGTGGCCGGGATCGCGTTCAAGCAGATCTGGAAACGCGTCGCCGACTCCGAGGACGCCCCCGAGGCCAACGACCGGCGTCACGGCTGGGCCGAGATCCTGATCGCCGCCGCGATCCAGGGCGCGATCTTCGCCGCGGTCAAGGCCGCGGTGGACCGGGGCGGTGCGACCGTGTTCGAGCGGCTGACCGGGGAGTGGCCGGGTGAGGACGTCGGCGACGAGGACTGA
- the pflB gene encoding formate C-acetyltransferase, producing MDTLRTNEQSAASAAWRGFAGQEWQDRIDVSAFIKANVTPYSGDSAFLAKATPRTDAIQQRISELTLVERERGILDVETKIPSTITSHQPGYIDKDAELIVGLQTDAPLKRGIMPNGGLRMVENGLHAYGYELDPSVKEIFTKYRKDHNMGVFDAYTPDIKAARKYGIVTGLPDAYGRGRIIGDYRRVALYGVDALIAGKKAEKAALDGERASESIIRDREELSEQIKALGELAQMAAGYGYDISKPATTGAEAIQWLYFAYLAAVKEQNGAAMSFGRTSSFIDVYLERDIAEGVITEERAQELVDDLVIKLRIVRFLRTPEYDALFSGDPTWVTESIGGCTDDGSPLVTRTSFRYLQTLYNLGPAPEPNLTVLWSPRLPEPFKRFCAQVSIDTSAIQFENDELLRPMNSDDAAIACCVSGATVGKAMQFFGARANLAKALLYAINGGRDEKSGTQVAPATAPVAGDTLDFDDVMQRYDAMMDWLATTYVDALNIIHYMHDKYAYERVQMALHDYAPHRMLACGIAGLSVAADSLSAIKNAKVHPVRDETGLVVDYLVDGEFPCYGNGDDDVDALAADLVHRFMQKLRSHQAYRDAEITQSVLTITSNVVYGKKTGNTPDGRRAGEPFAPGANPMNGRDRHGLLTSALSVAKIDYADARDGISLTSTTVPSALGRTREDRISNLVGVMDAYMVAGGYHMNVNVLERATLMDAMEHPENYPNLTIRVSGYAVNFVRLTREQQLDVISRTFHGDARDSAALV from the coding sequence ATGGACACCCTGCGTACCAACGAACAATCGGCCGCCTCCGCCGCCTGGCGTGGATTCGCCGGGCAGGAGTGGCAGGACCGGATCGATGTCAGCGCCTTCATCAAGGCGAATGTCACCCCCTACAGCGGTGACTCTGCGTTCCTGGCGAAGGCGACCCCTCGCACGGACGCGATCCAGCAGCGCATCAGCGAACTCACCCTGGTGGAGCGGGAGAGGGGGATCCTGGACGTCGAGACGAAGATTCCGTCCACGATCACCAGCCACCAGCCGGGTTACATCGACAAGGACGCCGAGCTGATCGTTGGGCTACAGACCGACGCACCGCTGAAGAGGGGCATCATGCCCAACGGCGGCCTGCGGATGGTCGAGAACGGCCTGCACGCTTACGGCTACGAGCTGGACCCGTCGGTGAAGGAGATCTTCACCAAGTACCGTAAAGACCACAACATGGGTGTCTTCGACGCCTACACCCCCGACATCAAGGCCGCCCGCAAGTACGGCATCGTCACCGGCCTGCCGGACGCCTACGGCCGTGGCCGGATCATCGGCGACTACCGCCGCGTGGCCCTCTACGGTGTCGACGCCCTGATCGCCGGAAAGAAGGCCGAGAAGGCCGCCCTCGACGGCGAGCGCGCGAGCGAGAGCATCATCCGCGACCGCGAGGAACTGTCCGAGCAGATCAAGGCGCTCGGCGAACTGGCGCAGATGGCAGCCGGTTACGGCTACGACATCAGCAAGCCGGCCACCACCGGCGCCGAGGCGATCCAGTGGCTGTACTTCGCCTACCTGGCCGCGGTGAAGGAGCAGAACGGCGCGGCGATGTCGTTCGGCCGCACGTCCAGCTTCATCGACGTGTACCTGGAGCGGGACATCGCCGAGGGTGTGATCACCGAGGAGCGGGCCCAGGAGCTCGTCGACGACCTGGTGATCAAGCTGCGCATCGTGCGGTTCCTGCGCACCCCGGAGTACGACGCGCTGTTCTCCGGCGACCCGACCTGGGTCACCGAGTCGATCGGCGGCTGCACCGACGACGGCTCGCCGCTGGTCACCCGCACCTCGTTCCGCTACCTCCAGACCCTGTACAACCTCGGCCCGGCCCCCGAGCCGAACCTGACCGTGCTGTGGTCGCCGCGTCTGCCGGAGCCGTTCAAGCGGTTCTGCGCGCAGGTCTCCATCGACACCAGCGCCATCCAGTTCGAGAACGACGAGCTGCTGCGCCCGATGAACAGCGACGACGCCGCGATCGCCTGCTGTGTCTCGGGTGCCACGGTGGGCAAGGCAATGCAGTTCTTCGGCGCCCGGGCCAACCTGGCCAAGGCCCTGCTCTACGCCATCAACGGTGGCCGCGACGAGAAGAGCGGCACCCAGGTGGCGCCGGCGACCGCGCCGGTGGCCGGTGACACGCTGGACTTCGACGACGTGATGCAGCGCTACGACGCGATGATGGACTGGCTGGCCACCACCTACGTGGACGCCCTCAACATCATCCACTACATGCACGACAAGTACGCGTACGAGCGCGTGCAGATGGCGCTGCACGACTACGCCCCGCACCGCATGCTCGCCTGCGGCATCGCCGGGCTCTCGGTCGCGGCGGACTCGCTGTCCGCGATCAAGAACGCCAAGGTGCACCCGGTGCGCGACGAGACCGGGCTCGTCGTGGACTATCTCGTGGACGGTGAGTTCCCCTGCTACGGCAACGGGGACGACGACGTGGACGCCCTGGCCGCCGACCTGGTGCACCGTTTCATGCAGAAGCTGCGCTCGCACCAGGCCTACCGCGACGCCGAGATCACCCAGTCCGTGCTGACCATCACCTCGAACGTGGTGTACGGCAAGAAGACCGGCAACACCCCGGACGGACGGCGCGCGGGCGAGCCGTTCGCCCCCGGTGCCAACCCGATGAACGGCCGCGACCGGCACGGCCTGCTCACCTCGGCGCTCAGCGTGGCCAAGATCGACTACGCGGACGCCCGGGACGGCATCTCGCTGACCTCCACCACGGTTCCCTCGGCCCTGGGCCGCACCCGGGAGGACCGGATCAGCAACCTGGTCGGTGTGATGGACGCCTACATGGTGGCCGGCGGCTATCACATGAACGTCAACGTGCTGGAGCGGGCGACGCTGATGGACGCCATGGAGCACCCGGAGAACTACCCGAACCTGACCATCCGGGTCTCCGGCTACGCCGTCAACTTCGTCCGGCTCACCAGGGAACAGCAGCTGGACGTGATCAGCCGCACCTTCCACGGCGACGCCCGCGACTCGGCAGCGCTGGTCTGA
- the pflA gene encoding pyruvate formate-lyase-activating protein, giving the protein MNTSVSVEIGERPPLAGYDPDIWRSGRAGWVHSWDMSIGVDGPGCRFVLFTAGCPLRCQYCANPDTWTARGGRVTLVDEVVTRIRGYRAALVAGGGGVTISGGEPMAQPKFIGNVLAEARAMGLHTALDTSGIYGDLGSDELLDDVSLFLLDIKSFDPATYRRTTGQPVEPTLRFARRLAERGRPVNLRFVLVPGLTDAPDNVEGVARFAAGLGNVERVDVLAYHTLGLEKYRKLGQRYRLEGVRPPTREQVEEAKKHFSDRGLTVS; this is encoded by the coding sequence ATGAACACGTCCGTCAGCGTCGAGATCGGCGAGCGTCCCCCGCTCGCCGGGTACGACCCGGATATCTGGCGTTCCGGCCGGGCCGGCTGGGTGCACTCGTGGGACATGTCGATCGGGGTGGACGGACCGGGCTGCCGGTTCGTGCTGTTCACCGCCGGCTGCCCGCTGCGCTGCCAGTACTGCGCGAACCCGGACACCTGGACGGCCCGGGGTGGCAGGGTGACGCTGGTGGACGAGGTGGTGACGAGGATCCGGGGCTACCGGGCGGCCCTGGTCGCGGGCGGCGGGGGCGTGACGATCAGCGGAGGCGAGCCGATGGCCCAGCCGAAGTTCATCGGCAACGTCCTCGCCGAGGCCCGGGCGATGGGCCTGCACACGGCCCTGGACACCTCCGGCATCTACGGGGACCTCGGGTCCGACGAGTTGCTCGACGACGTCAGCCTGTTCCTGCTCGACATCAAGTCGTTCGACCCGGCGACCTACCGCAGGACGACCGGGCAGCCGGTCGAGCCGACGCTGCGGTTCGCCCGGCGCCTGGCCGAGCGGGGCCGGCCGGTCAACCTGCGCTTCGTGCTGGTGCCCGGCCTGACCGACGCCCCGGACAACGTCGAGGGGGTGGCGCGGTTCGCGGCCGGGCTCGGGAACGTCGAGCGGGTGGACGTTCTCGCGTACCACACGCTCGGTCTGGAGAAGTACCGCAAGCTCGGGCAGCGCTACCGCCTGGAGGGGGTGCGGCCTCCCACCCGGGAGCAGGTGGAGGAGGCGAAGAAGCACTTCTCCGACCGGGGGCTCACGGTCAGCTGA
- a CDS encoding DUF1177 domain-containing protein, with the protein MSWRHVLAFSELLDSPAASGEAAAGALRALGATDVRVTEVTGDAGATDFVSLTIPGTNGKSSGGDAPTLGIIGRLGGLGARPEQIGFVSDGDGALVALSAAAKLLDAAAKGDRLPGDVVVSTHVDPDAPTQPHDPVPFMGSAVDMAVTNEVEVDPAMDAILSVDTTRGNRVCNHRGFAITPTIKEGWILRVSETLLDAVERTSGLAPVIMPITTQDITPYGNDVYHVNSIVQPTTATSAPVVGVALTTVTAVPGSATGASDLQVVESAVRFVIEVAKDYGRGIASFYDEAEFAHLTGLYGSLAHLQKLRP; encoded by the coding sequence GTGTCCTGGCGCCATGTCCTCGCCTTTTCCGAACTGCTCGACTCCCCCGCCGCCAGCGGTGAGGCCGCCGCCGGGGCGCTGCGCGCGCTCGGTGCCACCGACGTCCGGGTCACCGAGGTGACCGGCGACGCGGGAGCCACCGACTTCGTCTCGCTGACCATCCCCGGCACGAACGGCAAGAGCTCCGGCGGTGACGCGCCGACCCTCGGGATCATCGGCCGGCTGGGCGGTCTCGGCGCCCGTCCGGAGCAGATCGGGTTCGTCTCGGACGGCGACGGCGCGCTGGTGGCGCTGTCCGCCGCGGCCAAGCTGCTCGACGCCGCGGCCAAGGGCGACCGGCTGCCCGGCGACGTGGTCGTCAGCACGCACGTCGACCCGGACGCCCCGACCCAGCCGCACGACCCGGTGCCGTTCATGGGCTCGGCCGTCGACATGGCCGTCACCAACGAGGTCGAGGTCGACCCGGCGATGGACGCGATCCTGTCCGTCGACACCACCCGCGGCAACCGGGTGTGCAACCACCGCGGTTTCGCGATCACGCCGACCATCAAGGAGGGCTGGATCCTGCGGGTCTCCGAGACCCTGCTCGACGCGGTGGAGCGCACCAGCGGCCTGGCCCCGGTGATCATGCCGATCACCACGCAGGACATCACCCCGTACGGCAACGACGTGTACCACGTGAACTCGATCGTGCAGCCGACCACGGCGACCAGCGCCCCGGTCGTCGGCGTCGCGCTGACCACGGTCACCGCCGTGCCCGGCTCGGCCACCGGCGCCTCCGACCTCCAGGTGGTGGAGAGCGCGGTGCGCTTCGTGATCGAGGTGGCCAAGGACTACGGCCGGGGCATCGCCTCGTTCTACGACGAGGCCGAGTTCGCGCACCTGACTGGTCTTTACGGCAGCCTGGCACACCTCCAGAAGCTCAGGCCGTGA